ggcgtcgtggccgCGGGGCcagcacacgctcgacTTTACCTCGGTCGActtgcgcgcgcacgcgcagccgctcgccgacatgctcggcgcgcccatggcgctgcagcgcctcgtgctcgaggactGCCACCTGACCgatgccggcgccgcggcgatccTCGATGCGTTGCtgaccgcgtcgagcgtgcgctcgctgaGCCTCGCCGGCAACGTGCACGTCCGCGCGCAGGGCTGGGACGCGCTGGgcgacctcgtcgcccaaggcacgctcgagcacctcgacgtgTCGGAAAACAGCCTGGCGAAAagcgcggtgcgtgcgctgttgggaggcggcgcacacaagctgcagacgctgcgTATGGAGCAGTGCGATCTGCGtcccgcgtcgctcgacattatcgcgcacgccgtgcaccagtcgccgctgcgccacctgtcgctgcgccgcaaccgcatcggcggccacggcgtcgaggtcctgGCCGCCGTACTGCGCGACGTCCCCGAggacgctgccgctgcgatcgaggcggccgagcatGCCTCGCCcctcgcgagcggcacggaGCTGTATCCCCCCcacggcgatgcgcccgtcgcgcgtgcgctgctcgaagGCACGCCGGTCGGCCTTTCcgatgcgcacgagcgcctccgTGCAGAGCTGATGCGCGGTGCGGCCGCCTTTCGGTcggtgctcgcgccgctgccaGTGTGCAGCGCGCTTTTGACGCTCGATCTCAAGTCCAACATGGTGCGCGGCAATgtggcgccgctcgccgcagccttgcggcgcaaccggacgctgcgtgtgctgAGCCTGAGCGACAATGAGCTGGACCCCCTTGGCCTGGCGCTcctggccgacgcgctgcgctacAACACCACactcgagacgctcgacgtgaGCCACAACCCCTGCTGCGCGGATAtggtcggcgtgctgcgcctgcgcgaggcgctcgcggtgcacccCAAGCTGAAGCGTGTCTTTTTGGCCAACACGCAGCTCACGCCCGAAggcgccgtggcgctcgccgagtgcCTGCCGGATGCGCGCCATctgctgcacctcgacctTGCCGGTAAtccgctgcgcctcgtcggcacgctcgcgctgcacacgGGCCTCACGGCGAACGCGTCGGTGCGGTGCCTGGACGTGTCGGTGGACACGtcggacgccgagcagctcgctgcggcgcagcgcatctaCGACGTGTGCCATGCCAATGCCGAGGCCgcacacgcgcgcgcgacgaccggcacggcgcggcaccAGGCGCACcaggcgctggagcgctcggtgctcgccgcggcgctgcacaaAATCCAACCCccgtcgacggcgcacATTGATGcgctggacgcggcgcgccacgcgctgcgcccggaGGCGGGTGAGAGCGAGCaggcgtcggcacgcgcggcactcgagcacgccgtggAGCACTGGCCCAGCGCCGACGAAAAGATCCTACGTACGTCCCTTGACTCACCCAGcggaggcgcaggcggttCTCCATCAGCTATGCGATACCAAAAATCCCCCTACTCTTTCGCTCGAGATGCCCAACACCTCGAGCGAACAGCCCAAGAGCCCgaccgcgcagcgcgccgaggggCTCTTGACGGAGGAAAGCAAGGTCTTCCGGCAGGCCAAGACCCTCGAGGTCAGCGACGAACACCACTCGCCTGTGcacacgtcgccgacgctcgacgacgaggacaagAGCGGCGACGAACTGCGCCAGGAGATCCTCGAAGCGACACGCACGGCCGTGAACTAAGTAGCGCGTGCATGTACCATATACCTGCATTAGTCGATCGACTTACCCTTGCTTGGCGACAATCCCGCGGTCGGGCACCAGCACCGTGTACCGCGCAACCCACTCgggctcgaggcgccgcgcgggcggcgcaagctgcggcgcaagctcgtcgagctcgtcggcagcgagcaTGGCTGGGTGAGCAGACAGAGAGGGACGTacgctgcgcgtcgtggTGCACGACAAacggcgcatcgtgcgccgcgcaccacTGGTACAGCTCCGCATCCGGCGCGCACTCGCGGtggtgcgcaccggcagAGACCAGCGCGGGGTATGCATAGACGGCGCGGTCGTccgccacgccgcgcacgtcgggTGCGACGGAGGAAAAGACGGCCTGGAGCGCAGGCAGCGCGAGATCCGCAATGCCGACACGCacaccgagcgcgccggccgcgttccacagccgccgcagcgcagcggcggtCGCTTCGTCCGGCACCTGCGcccgcgcatcgagctggtcggcgagcgcgggaAAGGCGAGCACGAGCATATCGACGTGTGCCACCTCGgtcagcgcacgcacgcgctcgagcgcatccgtGACGTACTGCGCATtgtacgccgcgccgtcggaagcaggcgcgccgaggaaaAAGAGCTTGACAAGCACCTGCGTCcggtcgtcggccgcgagcacgtcgcccgccgctgcgcgcaccgcctcgagcggcggcacctcgtcgccgctcgagacaaacggcagcgcgctcgtGTACACGAGATCGGCAAGCAGGCCCGCCtcggtcgtcggcgcgccggtcgcgagcgccgacgtATACAGCTtcacgcaccgcgcgctcaTTCGTGTGGAGGTACTGGCTAcggagcaggagcaggGTCGTCCGCCCGCTGGGTGGCGTGAAAGTGGTCCAGGAGCTCGCTCACCTTTTCCCGGACCGACTTGGGGATCGTGTCGGTAGGCACGCCCGCGTCGGGTGCTTTTGTGACGCGCTGTTTTTCCTTGTCGGCGGTTGTCGATGCGGCCCGCAGCCGCTCGTACAGATCGTGTTTTTGGGCGTTGGagaggccgccgcgcaagaggccctcgccgccgcagtacgcctcgccctcgcaCGGGGGCGGGGGTATCCATTTCTGGAGGCTCGCAGGAATGTCCCCTGCGCGTGCATATTTTCCCTTGCGGGGCGTAAGCAGGGGATGGGCCTCGGTAGTAAATACAAagtcgtcgagcgagacCAGGTCCGGGGGAGAAAAGAGCAGGTAGTAGTATTTGAacgtctcggcgagcgtgaAGCTTTCCATGCTGTCGGTGTGCAGGGCGGGAATAcggtgcacgtcgccgagcgccgacacgccgccggTGACGAGGCTGTGTGTCATCCACGAGGCAAACATCTGCCAGCCGCGCTCCTGCCACACGGGGTCGCCGGTGAGGCGCCACATGTAGAACACGCTCTCGATCGTCTCGGGGCGGTTGTAGTGCGGCCCGAATCcgttgcgcacgcccgTCTGGGGAAAACcctccgcctcgccgcggtgGCGCGTGCCGTTCTCGCCCTGCTTGATCTGGTACCGGTCCGTGTCGCGGGGCCGAAAGAAGATGATTTCCTCCGGCCCCATACCGGTGCGCGAGCCGTTGTATGCCCAATAGCACGTCTCGGTgaggcgccgagcgacatTCATATCGGTCGTGCGGTGCGGCAAGAGACGCGCGCCTAGGCCCATCATGCCGCCCGCAAAGCagccgaggtgctcgagcttggGCTCGTACCGCGCGTTGGGGCCCCACGTCTCGGTGATGATCGCAAGCGACGGCGCGTTCGGCACGACTTCCACGTCCTTGATCAGGTACTCGATCGCCGAGTCGATCGCGTCGCTGTACATCCGCGGGtactgcgcgaggcggccgccgagcagctggtGCTCCTTGATGAGGTACTCGTAGTACGAGTCCGCCTGCCCTCCGAACGTGTACTTGCCGctgagcgcgagcgactcCGGATAGACTCGCGTGGAGACCAGCGTGCCCATCCGGCTCTTTTTCGTAATGTTCCGGTCAAAGTAGTCGgtgacgcgctgcacgcggtcAAAGTAGGTACGATTGCCGGTCACCTGCCAGAGGCGCgtgagctcgaggagcatgCTGCCTGCCTCGGCCAGCACGATGCTCTCGTGGTGCCCCCGCGGCTTCTTGGCCGTGTAGTTGGCCGGGTCGTCGATCTTCATGCGCCCGACCGGGAGGCCACTCAGCGTATCAAACGCAGGCAAGatgagctgcgcgagctcctctGCGCGATCGAGCATCAGATTGTCGCCGGTGAGGTCGTACGCGGAcagcaggccgccgaggtaCCGGATCGCCGTCTCAAATACCGGCACGCGCCCATCCGAATTTCCGTACGCACTGCGCTCTCCGCCGACATAGTGAAAGTTGACATCGTGGACGTGGTGCCGCGCGAGGTTGTACTCGTCGTGCAGGCCCATCACCAGCAGGGTATCAAGTGCATCGACAATCGTCGCGCCCCATCCATTAAAGTTGTTGTTCGGCCGCATCGACACGGGCCGCAGCTCGTCAGCGCCCCACGCGTGCTCCTTGTACCCCTGCCAAGCGCGCACAAACGCGTTGCGCACCATCGTCTGGCGCGACGCCAGCATCGCATCGCGCCCGTGGTCGTTCGCCTGCCCCGAGTGGCGGTGGGGGTGCGTAAAGGCGTACTGGACCCTGGgcaccggctcgggcgtgcgcatcaGCTCGGaaagcggcggcgaccaCGCATCGtacggcgcagggcgccaGTCAGCCCCCAGCGGCTGCTTGtccgggcgcgccgcatcctctgccgaggaccgcgagCCGTTCTCCTTGCGCGTCCACGGAAAGATCTTCCAGGACTTGGGCGGCAGCGAGGGTGCCCTgatcggccgcggcgggggTACGAGCGGGGGCACGttctcgagcagcagcatCTGCTTGCTTGGTATTTCGCCGCGGTGGGGATCGCCTTTGGTGTACAGAGTCGACAGCGGGCGCCCGCGCATGCTCTCAGGGATGTGGGGGGGGAACGCGTCCTCCCCCAGCGTCACATTGCTCTGCGGATCGATGGCCGCGGCAGGGTAGTCCGACATGTCGAACGACGCAAAGGGGCTACGCCGCGGGGTCGGCAGACCGTCCGAGGCCATGTGCTCATGCACAAACAGCACGACACGCGCAAATAGAAATACAAGTATCAACAAGAGGCATATCCTCACAGCCTTTCGTCGGACCATGTGCCGTATGAGGGCACTCGTCGGCGACTCCATCGCAGAAAACGGTcaggacgccgcgcgccaagcTTCTCCACATCTACGAAAATACGCGGGGCCACACCGAGGGCAGTTGATGCATGGTGGAGACGGTGACGATGCCGTCGGGCTGCGTGTACGCCTCGTTGCTGGGATGTAGCTCGTCGTAATACACTGGGTCAGTAGTAAGACGTACCGCACGACTGCcagccgagcgcatgggccgtgcgcacatTGTTCAGGCTATCGTCGACAAAGTAGtggtgcgcgtcgctccgcgcgccgaccgccgcctcggccgccgagtAGAATTCGCGCTCGGGCTTGCAGGAGCTGGTGAGTCATGCGACGTACAAATCAGTGATCGTATAGTCGCAGTACACGACGCCCTGCACGAGCTTATCGAGCTGGAGCAAGGAGAGAACACGCAGggcgtgctgcgtgagcaTCGCGACGTACCCGCTTGTACGCGTTCGTCAGTGCGTACACGCGCACTTTTTTGCggtcgatgcggcgcaggagcgcaatGAGCGCAGGGTCCGGGTGCAAGATCTCCTCGAGCgggagcgcgccgtcgcactTTTCGTCGTAGTCCATCGGGTCGATGGTGTGGTGCTTCACGAGGCCGCGGATCGCGAGGCCGTACTCTTTGTAGTAGTGCatgtgcagcgcctcggcctcgtccttATCCAGGCCCAGCGTCCGGAAGTAGTCGCGGATAAGCACCGCCATCTGGTCGGCAAtcctgcgtcagcgcaGGCACGTACCGCGTCTCGACCTGGGAGTACAGCGTATTGTCTGGTGAGAGAAGCGACGTACCAATATCCAGCCAAAGGATAGTGTCTgcatcgcgcgcatcgacaTACTCGGCCAACGGAAGGAAGCCCACGCACGCCGTCCACGGGCGTTCCAGCGCCCCGGCCATGATGGTGTGGAGGGAAAGCACGGGCCGCTTCCTGCCGCGATGGCCGCACGGGAGGAGCTTACCTTGCTAGTGACTGTCGGCAGCACGCGTTtcgacgcgctggtcgcgcgcgtgcaggacgacgacgtgctgcaGGCCATCGGCAGCCTGGCGCCCAACGCGCGCGTCCTGCTCCAGTACGGCAGGAGCGACGTGCGTcctcctgcgcacgccAAGCCCACCATCGTgcacggcgtcgaggcgctggtaTATACAATGGACAACGTGCACGTCTACCTATTTCGCTATGCGCCGAGTCTGCAGGCGTTCATGGACGCGTCCGACATGGTCGTCGCCCACGGCGGTGCGTAGCGTATTTTCTCTGACCCAGGCGCGGGCACGATCCTCGAGGCCCTGCGTACGCCGTCGCATCCCCGTGTGATGGTTGTCCCGAACGCGTCGCTGATGGACGACCACCAGCGCGAACTCGCGGACACAATGGCACCGGACTATtgcctgctcggcgacctgaCGTACGCCGCTCTGCTTACCCAGGTCGCTTCCTACACAGCTCTCTACGCTAGCGACGCGCACTTTTGCGCGCTTCCCGAACCGTAGACaagacgcgctgcacgccgtcgtcctcggcgctTGGGGCGCCTGACTGTCCCCACACACCTGTACACACCTCCACTTCCCACCGTCTTGGGCACCAGCGGGATGGACGATAGCAAAAGCAGCGCCTCCAAGGCGTCGCTCTTTTTGCGCTCGTTTCGCTCGCGCACTGCGTCGTCCACGCAGCCGTCGGTCCCTGAGGCGGGAAACGATGTGCGCGTGCTGAATGGCACCATGCTTGCGGACATACATAGTGCgatcgatgcgctgctccagACCAAGCCGGATGCGCCGGAGCGCCCGCCGCAGCTCCGGTTTTTGATCGAGACGCTACGGAAACACACCGAGAATGAGGGGGTACTGCTTGACcctgcgacggcgacgccgctTGTCTCGTCGCTCACCGTACTCTGCTCGCGGCTGATGCGGCCCAAGTACGCGCTGGACGTGCGCTTGGGTACTTgcgagctgctcaccgCCACACTCAAGTATGCAGAAGAGAGCACGGCGCGGTCAGGCAtgccggcgcacgacgccgctgcgctcaCAGGTTGGAACGCGACGATGCCGGCGCATGTGCTCAGCGCGCTCGATCGCGCTTTGCTCTTTAAGCTTATCGTGGGGCTCCGTGACGATAAGGACTGGGaggccgcagcgctcgtGAGCGATCCAGGGCGCGCTATCTACACGCTCTCGTGCCAGCTCACTGCTTTGCAGGCACTCTCGCGCGACGGACGCGACATCCTCGCCTTTCGCGAGATCATTGTCGTGCTCACGCAGTGGATCGGGCCGGCGTGGGGGTGTATCATGCATCTGCGTTCGCTGGAGCACTCTCCGGAGCACCACAGCTTGCTCACGACGAGCGAGCAATGCGCCTACACGGTGCTGCACCTCATGGCGGCCGTGATCAAGTTCCACGCCTCGCGCCTGTCCTGCGACCAGctccaggcggcgctgctgagTGTCACGCAGCTGATCCTCGAACCGTCGGTCCCGTCGTCGACGGCAGACGAGGGAGTGACTGCGGACGAGATCAGCCCTCCCGTCGGCGACTCGCTCACGCACGGCTTCTCCTACTACGGCCTCGAGGTAATGAGCCCATACTTtagcacgccgcgcctcaAGGCGACCGCGCAGCCGCTTCCGGAAAAGCGGGCGCAGTCGCAGGAACGCGCCTCGGAGTGGGTCACGACCGTGAGCGACGCCAAGATGCCCGAGCTCAAAGAGAGCGATGTACGGGCGCTCGTCCGGGTGCCGGACGCGGCGATCTGCTTTGCGTTCCTCCCTCCTGCGTGCATCACGCCGATCGTGCACGCCATGTGCCGCGCACAGGGCCTGCCGGCGCTCCGCGTGGATGCCGATGCACTGCTTACCACGCTGCAGTTACGCCGCGACGGCATGCAGGGCGAAATGTGGGCCTTTCTCACAAATCTCTTGCGCAGCCACTGCGCCAACTCGGTGCTGCGGACCGTGTGCCAGCTCTTGTGGCCACGCAAGAACAAGGAGGCATGGATGGATCTGCCGTTTGCCTcgacgcagcagcgcgccgagccgtcggtgctggtcggcgcgctcctctttCTGCACGCAGCGTTGATCTGGGCGGCGGAAGACCGCCTCGAGAACGGCATGCAAAAGTCACGCACCGGAAAGGACGACGGTGCCACGACGCTCCTGTCGCTCCCTGCGATTGCCGGTGCGGTCCAGGGCGCGCTCGAAAAGGATATCGCGGTGCTGGACCTCGCGACGGTCTTGTTCCTCGACGACTACCtgcccgagcgccgcgtggaTATGGGTGCGCGTGTCGAcccgctgctcgagccgcgcgtgcgccaggcgccggtgccgctcTGCACGCTCTTTCGCGAGAACGACGTGCAGGCCGACTGGGACTTGCTGCTGGACCTGCAGGTCCTTGCGAAGCGCCACATGGCTGTGTGGAAGAGCGCCCagggcgcgcggccgacgccctcgtcgacgaTCTCGATCATCATCATCCACATCCTCGTCGAGATCCTCTCTGGCACGCCGGTCGactcgcgcgagagcgagcaggtggccggcgtgcgcgaccgGACCGTGGCTGCGATGCCGCACCTGTCCTCGCTCTTCTGGTcgctggcgccgctgctgcccgACCATGTGATGGTGGACATGGTGCTCCAAAACCGGCAGCACCACGCCTACGTCCCCAGCTCGCCCGACTGGATCGAGAATACGGTGGAGCTTGTGAATACCTTTTATCCCCCGCAGCTGCACGCAAGCACGCCGGCGATCGCGCCCATGGCGCGATTCGAAGTCGTTCAGCTGATCAGCAACATGTACGACGCAGTGCAAGACATGCCGCAGTTCCGCAACGAAATGATCGAGCAGGTGGTCGTcccgctgctcgagcgtgcgctgtgCCTCGAAAACAGCCCCGAGATCGAAgcgatgctgcgcgccaTGCTGCGCCACGCGGCGACCGTCTCGGCGTTTGACGCGTCTGTCGGCCAGGGCCAGCCTTTTACGCGCCTACGCCACGTCCTGGTCGAGAGCATCCACCGCGCCCAAGGCCTCGACGCGACGaccgagcgcaagcaggcACGGGCGCAGCATTCGCGGCAGCAGTCGCTGGGGCCGAGCAACATGaatgtcgcgcgcgagacgcaggCACGTATTCAGCGTGCGAtccgctcggtgcgcgacaTGGTCACCATTTTCTACCAGTTGTCGTTTGCTTTGCCGAACGCGGCAGTGATGCTTCCGTACGACGTAcacgactcggacgaggtgcgcgaccgtgcgcaggcGTGCAGTGTGTCGCTCTTCCGCGATctgctcgtgctcgtgcaGTGCAACGACTCGTTCAACCTCACGAGCAGCGGCATCTCGATGAgcggcaccggcgacgtacgcgcgGAGCACACCTCGaccgatgcgcgcgcgccctACACGATGCACATCCCGACGCAAGTGCGCCTGGTCATCCTCCAGTGGCTgatgcgcctgcgtgcggaCCGCCACCACCAAATTTATTTTGTGCACAATGTCGACAAGGACGTTGAACCGCTCGCCCAGCTCAtccagcgcaccgacgagcgcgaagagcgggggcgagcgcgcgacgagcgcctggcgccCGAGACAcgcggccgctcgcgcgcacgcgagccgagcggcgagcgtggGTGCAGCGAACGGCGGGCGGAGCCGCGCGAACgcagtgcgtcgcgcgcgccagacGCCCCGATGCTCTGGAGCGTCCCCGAGACGCTCCAGGTCGACCTGCCCGACGAGGGGTGGCCCAGCACCCTCTGGAAGGTGTATGCAcacgagcacgtcgacaaTGAGCTGCCTGCTCACGAGCCTGGGGCCGGTGAGCCGCTCGTCATGCCCACGTCCGAGTATCTCGGCGTGTTGATTAACCTGTTGCAGAGTGAGGCGGACTGGGAGATGGTGTCGTATATTATTGCGCACCTGCCTGCGCAGCTGAGTAACAAGCCGTGCTTCTGCGGTCCCCACACACGCGAGCAGATCTCGGCGCTGAGCGACTTGCTTTGCACGTTGCTTCTCCAGCAGAAACAGTTCTCCAACCTGATCCTGCCCGAGGACGTGAAGCGCACCGACATGTACGCAGTCGTGTACGCGACGATGATGGTGCTTGTGAGCTACCGGCGCCTCCTCTCGCGTAcgcagcacgacgagctgctcgaggcgtttATCGCCGGCTTGACCAAGTCGCAAAACACCGCGCAGCCCTGCGTGCGTGCCTTGGTCGTCGCGAGCTACGAGCTGCAAAAGTCCTttacgcgcctcgtcgcgggtGTCCTCGTGAAGCTCTCGACAATCATGTCGTCGATGACGGTGAGCGTGCacatcctcgagctgcttgtcGAGATCAGTGGGTCGCCCGCGCTCTACGCCAACTTTACCGAGTCGGACTACAAGCGGGTGTTTGGTATCGCTCTCCAGTACATCCAGTACCACCAGAGCTCGGCAGCAAGTTCGCGCGAGGATATCCGCTCGAGTCCTGCCAAGTTCTCCTTGTCGCAGTACGTCATGATGCTGGCGTACAGCAACATTGCGCAGTGGTTTAtcacgctgcgcctcaGCGACCGCGCCAAGCATGTGCCGTACATCACGCGCGGCCTGATGCTCGCGAACGAGGGCCGCGAGAAGCTGACCGACCAGACGTTTGTGTGCCTCGACTTCCTTGCGCGCTTTACATACAGCAACGCGCAGTCAAAGCCTACTCGCTCGCTGATTCGCTTCCTCGTCACTAGCTCGGATCCGACGCAGAAAAAGGCGCCCAACGCGGACTCGAATGCGTCGCAGACATGGGTCATGGGCAAGGGGCTCGTGACCATCACCTCGCTTCGCCGTGCTGGGtggctcgagctcgtggtgcgccgcccatCGGGCACGACGTCTATGGTCGCCAAGCTCGAAAACgagccgtcggcgaccctcgtcgacgaagagcgcatggccgaggcgctgcccaagacgctcgcgcggaCGCGCGCACTGAGTGCCTTGTCGCTCCCGTCGCGTACCGCCCCTTCTCCGCTGACGCACTCGGAGTTCTACAAGGACAAGGACAGCGAGGTGCGACGCAAGTTTCcgggcgccttggccaAGGAGCGCCCAGCGCAAGAAAAGCCAGCCGagacgcccgcgcccgcgcccgaaGCCGAGGCACCCGCGTCCGCAGCGCAGGATACGAGTTCGTCGACGGCCAGTGCCGCGCGCAACCGTGAGAATGCCATGAACCCAGCGTAtttcgcgctgcagctgaGCGCTTTTCCGGATATGGTGGTGGACAAAGCTCCGATTCGTCTGCCGGCAGAGCCGGCGACCGACCGCCTGCTTCGCGCGATCGACTTGACGCCCGTGTACGACTTCCACAAAATCGGTGTGCTCTACGCTGGCTTCCAACAGACCACCGAGAAGGAGATCCTGAGCAACACGCATGGATCGTCGGCGTACATGAAGTTTTTGTcgcgtctcggcgacctgGTCCCGCTGCGTGGGCAGGAGGATGTGTACACAGGTGGCTTGGACCGCCAGGAGGACGAGCACGGAAAGTACGCGTACGTGTGGAAGGACAATATCAAGCAAATCGTGTATCACACTGCGACGCTGATGCCGAACCGCCCCACGGACCCGAATCACTCAGCCAAAAAGGCACTGATCGGTAACGATTGGGTGCACATTATCTTTAACGAAGCGAACCAGCCCTACGAATTTGGAACGATTGCAAGTCAATTCAACTTTGTGAATATCGTGATTTCTCCTCACTCGAAGCTCAAGAATGGCGTCGAGGCGTACGAGGTGAATGACGACATGTTCTGTACGTCTTCTTTTTTTTGCTTACCCAGTCTTCGTGGAACTCCAGCGCCGCCCCGGCCTCCCAGACTTCTCACCGGTGGGCAACGGCAAACTGGTCTCGTTCGGTGCTCTGCCGCGCTTTGTGCGCAACCTTGCGATGCACTGCGACCTGATGAGCCAGATTTACCTTGACACGGGAGAGTCCATGGTGCCGTACACCAGCAACTGGGTCACCAGGTTGCACCATGTCGAGCGCTACCGTgccaagctcgaggcggGTCGCCTGGAGGCAGATCAAACGGACATGGATCCGGCTGTGGACCAGCGCGACTATACCCGGTTGTTTGACAACTATTAATAGCTGAACGCACATATCTTCAGTCTGTTTAGGATAAAAAAACATTCTACAACTTGCTGAGCacagcgtcggcggccgactGCGACAGCTCGCCCTTGTCCTCAGCAAAGTATTCAATCTTGAGGTCGTTAATGACCAGCGCGTAGCGTGCGGTACGAGTACCAAAGCCCTTGTCGCTcaggtcgagcgtcgcaccAAGACCGTGCGAGAAGGCGGCGTTCACATCCGAGGCAAAGATGGGCTCCTCCTTGCCACCCTCACGGACACCCCAGGCGCTCATCACAAAGGGGTCGTTCGCGGCAATGAcggcgacctcgtcgacgccctTCGCCTTGAACTCCTTCAGCTTCTCCACGTAGGGAGGAATGTGGTTCACATGGCAGGTGGGAGTGAAGGCACCGGGCACCGACACAATCACCACCTTCTTGCCCTTCCAGCGGTCGTGCGACTGGAAGGTAGTGGGGACACCGCAGGCCTTGCCCGAGTCGAGCTCAGGGGCCCAGGGCACGTATGAGAAGGTCGTGTTGGGGACAGTAGAACCTTGGGTAGCAGACTACGTTAGtactcgcggcgcacgtaccATTGTGGCAAGTGGGCAGGAGTCCAACGCCGTCGGGCGCCCTTTATCCCCACCGTCCGTGCGCGTCCCCGCCTCCATAATGATGACTAAACATGGAATCTTCTCCGCGGTTCACTCCACGATCGGCGCACGGGTGGCGTGCCCGACGTGTGACCGGGGCAGTGTGCGCCCGGGCCAAGCGTCATTGCCCATGTACCCGAAAGCCACGGATCCCATACTAGTTCTGAGTCCCTCTCCCCTAGTAGAACAAAAAAGTATTATAGTTGAGGCTTGTTGATGCTATAGAACAAACAGCCTATTGAACCTCGCGACTCTTCCTTTAGACCTTGGTCAGGATAGTGTCGATCGAGGCGTTCTGCAGAGCGCCAGTGTCGCCCTCGTCCGACTGCAAGTATGTTAGTATTTCGTCCCACCGCCGCGAGATACATACAGCAAAGTCGACCACCTTGAGGTCATCAACTGCAATGTGTTAGCACGATGCATAGAAAACAAAATACGTACTGATCAGAGCGTAGCGGGCAGTGCGCTCGCCCATCTTCTTGAAGCTCAGGTCGATGGTGGCACCGAGCTGATCGGTCAGTATTAACAAATACGTACAGCCTTCGAGAAGTCAAGGTCGATGTCGGTAGCAAACACGACCTTGTCCTGGGCATGGTTGAAGGTGCCCCAGGCGCTCATGACGTAGGGGTCGTTCGAGGCGATCACGTAGACACCGTCGACACCCTTGGCCTTGAGCTCATCCGAGCGCTTGACCAGCGGGGGGATGTGCTGCTGGTGGCAGATCGGGGTGTAAGCACCGGGGATGGACACAACCACGATCTTCTTGCCCTTCCACTCCTTGTGAGTCTCAAAGGTGGTGGGGATACCGCAGACGGCACCAGAGTCAAGCTCCGGAGTCCAGGGAATGTAACCGAAGGTGGTGTTAGGAATCTCAGCGCCCTTAGCAGTAGCCTGAGTGTTAGCTCTCATTTTTGTCTGTAGGGACACCCACCATTGTTAGTGATAGGAAG
This is a stretch of genomic DNA from Malassezia japonica chromosome 3, complete sequence. It encodes these proteins:
- a CDS encoding uncharacterized protein (EggNog:ENOG503Q5YE; COG:S), coding for MADASAHAGRADVGPSGREPDGVDAHGSASPTAAAHGANGACKAPPLAASRTRQPPARGILRAPPPGSSSALWLGKELVYNLNSRLAQQNLPSLPVKVPNTGAVSMLTGVFRRWGSAAGAAAEAPHEAPPADAPAPAHAGRRRHVHFRVEDLAHTYPIATADAPGAERATRDRIEEEYEMRMNRLLGRAWTPGELQGLYRMCCRAREQAPCGPILRALDQAASWPRGQHTLDFTSVDLRAHAQPLADMLGAPMALQRLVLEDCHLTDAGAAAILDALLTASSVRSLSLAGNVHVRAQGWDALGDLVAQGTLEHLDVSENSLAKSAVRALLGGGAHKLQTLRMEQCDLRPASLDIIAHAVHQSPLRHLSLRRNRIGGHGVEVLAAVLRDVPEDAAAAIEAAEHASPLASGTELYPPHGDAPVARALLEGTPVGLSDAHERLRAELMRGAAAFRSVLAPLPVCSALLTLDLKSNMVRGNVAPLAAALRRNRTLRVLSLSDNELDPLGLALLADALRYNTTLETLDVSHNPCCADMVGVLRLREALAVHPKLKRVFLANTQLTPEGAVALAECLPDARHLLHLDLAGNPLRLVGTLALHTGLTANASVRCLDVSVDTSDAEQLAAAQRIYDVCHANAEAAHARATTGTARHQAHQALERSVLAAALHKIQPPSTAHIDALDAARHALRPEAGESEQASARAALEHAVEHWPSADEKILPEAQAVLHQLCDTKNPPTLSLEMPNTSSEQPKSPTAQRAEGLLTEESKVFRQAKTLEVSDEHHSPVHTSPTLDDEDKSGDELRQEILEATRTAVN
- the ALG13 gene encoding N-acetylglucosaminyldiphosphodolichol N-acetylglucosaminyltransferase (EggNog:ENOG503P3K1; COG:S), with translation MAAREELTLLVTVGSTRFDALVARVQDDDVLQAIGSLAPNARVLLQYGRSDVRPPAHAKPTIVHGVEALVYTMDNVHVYLFRYAPSLQAFMDASDMVVAHGGAGTILEALRTPSHPRVMVVPNASLMDDHQRELADTMAPDYCLLGDLTSLPTQLSTLATRTFARFPNRRQDALHAVVLGAWGA
- a CDS encoding mannosyl-oligosaccharide 1,2-alpha-mannosidase (COG:G; CAZy:GH47; EggNog:ENOG503NXK1), yielding MAGALERPWTACVGFLPLAEYVDARDADTILWLDIGTSLLSPDNTLYSQVETRIADQMAVLIRDYFRTLGLDKDEAEALHMHYYKEYGLAIRGLVKHHTIDPMDYDEKCDGALPLEEILHPDPALIALLRRIDRKKVRVYALTNAYKRHALRVLSLLQLDKLVQGVVYCDYTITDFSCKPEREFYSAAEAAVGARSDAHHYFVDDSLNNVRTAHALGWQSCVYYDELHPSNEAYTQPDGIVTHMASDGLPTPRRSPFASFDMSDYPAAAIDPQSNVTLGEDAFPPHIPESMRGRPLSTLYTKGDPHRGEIPSKQMLLLENVPPLVPPPRPIRAPSLPPKSWKIFPWTRKENGSRSSAEDAARPDKQPLGADWRPAPYDAWSPPLSELMRTPEPVPRVQYAFTHPHRHSGQANDHGRDAMLASRQTMVRNAFVRAWQGYKEHAWGADELRPVSMRPNNNFNGWGATIVDALDTLLVMGLHDEYNLARHHVHDVNFHYVGGERSAYGNSDGRVPVFETAIRYLGGLLSAYDLTGDNLMLDRAEELAQLILPAFDTLSGLPVGRMKIDDPANYTAKKPRGHHESIVLAEAGSMLLELTRLWQVTGNRTYFDRVQRVTDYFDRNITKKSRMGTLVSTRVYPESLALSGKYTFGGQADSYYEYLIKEHQLLGGRLAQYPRMYSDAIDSAIEYLIKDVEVVPNAPSLAIITETWGPNARYEPKLEHLGCFAGGMMGLGARLLPHRTTDMNVARRLTETCYWAYNGSRTGMGPEEIIFFRPRDTDRYQIKQGENGTRHRGEAEGFPQTGVRNGFGPHYNRPETIESVFYMWRLTGDPVWQERGWQMFASWMTHSLVTGGVSALGDVHRIPALHTDSMESFTLAETFKYYYLLFSPPDLVSLDDFVFTTEAHPLLTPRKGKYARAGDIPASLQKWIPPPPCEGEAYCGGEGLLRGGLSNAQKHDLYERLRAASTTADKEKQRVTKAPDAGVPTDTIPKSVREKVSELLDHFHATQRADDPAPAP